From Alteromonas sp. RKMC-009, one genomic window encodes:
- the bcsQ gene encoding cellulose biosynthesis protein BcsQ, producing the protein MNLVYLTSPKGGTGRTTLTANLAFALQRLGHQVVVLDLDVQNTLRFHFGVAVGESRGVVAQSQHNSDWREYIIETPGGVGLLPYGQVTREQREAFNALLRRETGFLDQRLGSLLQQPGCITLVDLPSGPGSGLDAVKRMGGLGIVVLTADSTSAATLPLVEQESYLGKKLAGEALYIINQTHIRSRLNRDSTEFFEQKLGAALLGRVHRDEAVPEAAASMKSIFEYAPSSAVIQDLEDIARGISRSLPEAFSHDSMKFSLR; encoded by the coding sequence ATGAACCTCGTCTATCTGACATCTCCTAAAGGTGGTACCGGACGTACGACACTTACGGCAAATCTGGCTTTTGCTCTGCAGCGGCTGGGTCATCAGGTTGTGGTATTGGATCTTGATGTACAGAACACCCTTCGCTTCCATTTTGGCGTAGCAGTGGGAGAGTCCCGCGGGGTGGTTGCACAATCACAGCATAACAGTGACTGGCGTGAATATATTATTGAAACGCCGGGTGGAGTGGGTCTTCTGCCTTACGGGCAGGTAACCCGTGAACAACGCGAAGCCTTTAATGCATTATTGCGTCGTGAGACTGGTTTTCTGGATCAACGTCTCGGTTCCCTTTTACAACAACCAGGCTGTATTACGCTTGTAGACCTTCCTTCCGGGCCCGGTTCAGGCCTTGACGCTGTCAAGCGAATGGGGGGCCTTGGAATAGTGGTCCTCACTGCTGACAGCACGTCAGCTGCAACTTTGCCTTTGGTTGAGCAGGAGAGTTACCTGGGTAAAAAGCTGGCTGGCGAGGCGCTCTATATTATCAATCAGACTCACATCCGGAGCCGGCTCAATCGCGATTCTACAGAATTTTTTGAGCAAAAGCTGGGCGCCGCGCTACTTGGCAGGGTGCACCGTGATGAAGCGGTACCCGAAGCTGCCGCATCTATGAAATCTATTTTTGAATACGCGCCAAGTTCGGCTGTCATTCAGGATCTCGAAGACATAGCCAGGGGAATAAGCAGAAGTCTGCCAGAGGCATTCAGCCATGACTCCATGAAATTTTCGTTGAGATAA
- the bcsA gene encoding UDP-forming cellulose synthase catalytic subunit — protein MEQLNKPSRVAKLFLFFILVAVFCVLMLIVSTPLDLENQTLFALFSVILCLIIGRIETSWARLVLMMVSVIISTRYLFWRATDTLVYNTPFETFLGIGLLLAEVYALLILVLGFFQTVWPLERKVVPLPEDTSLWPTVDVYVPTYNESLSIVQDTVLAALNIDYPKEKLRVYLLDDGRRPEFGAFASAAGVGYITREDNKHAKAGNLNNALKLTSGELICIFDCDHVATRMFLQATVGAFIKEPKLALLQTPHHFYSPDPFERNLRTGLDMPGEGELFYGPVQKGNDFWNAAFFCGSCAVIRRKALGDTNGFAVETVTEDAHTALKLQRMGWDTAFLAIPLAAGLATERLSLHIGQRARWARGMCQIFRVDNPLFGKGLKIGQRLCYLNAMMHFQFPLPRFVFVTAPLAYLLFGANIIAAAPDLLLAYALPHLFHAIYTNSVLQGRYRYSFWGEVYETVLAFALIRPTLASLWNPSKGKFNVTDKGGTLDEAYFDSEAVRPHLITLALLLAGIIWGAVRMVFSEDFAVNPFVLGLNLVWALLNVTILLAAVAVAMEAKQVRNAVRVGISLPAVLHLSNGHTARAETCDFSMGGMRLSNPYGDAFAEETVEDVEISFDGKAMLFPVSPITADPHFLRFRFQDLPLRQRRKLVNVVMGRADAWVPDKLNAADHPFRSFSGVLRAVTGLFSSGNRDNAWLRWQRNLFGNWKFLLVLTTVIALGWAIVANRAWAGEADFSRQISLQDAGFDKPITINGNGNSFGVHFSIRKDEVVTGATFKLSFSYPDSTFPRGALLEVSLNGQHLEDIELDAFRGDGFSTDIKIRPEFIVSQNDLNFRIRSQQAITCSAGQLMTERQNKVLIDQNSVLNLKLLRLPRPDSLENFPAPFFDEGIMRHVSIPVVIPENADGDVYESGAIVASYFGSLVSFRSVSFPVHHGRIPAENSIAFVIGNQIAGITLSPLEGPEIRLIANPVSPLNKLLLVMGRNSRELKQASEYLVSGAPLTGKRQLASVLMLPQRHAYDAPNWIDTSMPVTLGELTSKEALTARGIYHEANEVNFRAPPDIFRWRSKPIKMDVHYLFPEGEWLNERTSRLNITLNGQYLTSLPVNAVGVKASVMQMLGDDIRQQRAIIEIPPSLLYGENKLEFYFDLQIHPASDCKNVMDSNIVSRVLPTSTIDFSDSEHFTALPNLSYFVSSGFPFTRMADLSDSLVMLPEKPATEEIATFLAVMARMGQSTGLPAYKVDVRLGITGGVHNTGKDVLLFGYPDQLEPALAGSVFHVADHKISLDEGNLVSNWRAIIAGDWSRELKQAKRQLDALDNFAGILSFLSPQHSDNVVVVMTASQSESWASLVTDLASSQVAKEAIGDLLVFNNQYLRAFHVGTTRGSGNMSWDKSIRWYFGNHVLLLLVLMLGAILLAATLLYRILSRHADQRLSGTKKNDHD, from the coding sequence ATGGAACAATTAAACAAACCTTCCCGGGTGGCTAAACTCTTTCTTTTTTTCATCCTTGTTGCTGTGTTCTGCGTGCTCATGCTGATCGTATCAACGCCGCTTGACCTTGAAAATCAAACCCTTTTTGCACTTTTCAGTGTGATTCTCTGTTTGATTATCGGCCGTATAGAAACCTCCTGGGCGAGGCTGGTGTTGATGATGGTAAGCGTCATTATATCAACCCGGTATTTATTTTGGCGTGCAACAGACACACTGGTTTACAACACACCTTTTGAAACATTTCTGGGCATAGGTCTTCTGCTTGCAGAAGTTTATGCACTGCTAATTTTAGTATTGGGATTTTTTCAGACTGTTTGGCCGCTGGAAAGAAAAGTTGTTCCTTTACCTGAAGATACAAGTTTATGGCCAACTGTTGATGTGTATGTCCCTACGTATAACGAAAGTTTATCTATTGTTCAGGATACGGTACTGGCAGCGCTTAATATTGACTACCCGAAAGAGAAATTGCGGGTTTATCTTCTGGACGACGGACGCAGGCCCGAATTTGGTGCGTTTGCCTCTGCCGCCGGAGTGGGATACATAACGCGTGAAGACAATAAACACGCCAAAGCAGGGAACCTGAATAATGCTTTGAAACTCACAAGCGGAGAGCTGATCTGTATCTTCGATTGCGATCATGTGGCGACCCGCATGTTTCTTCAGGCAACGGTTGGCGCATTTATCAAAGAACCCAAACTGGCACTGTTACAAACCCCGCATCACTTTTATTCGCCGGACCCGTTTGAAAGAAATCTCAGGACTGGACTCGATATGCCGGGGGAAGGTGAGCTCTTTTACGGGCCGGTACAAAAGGGAAATGACTTTTGGAATGCTGCGTTTTTTTGCGGGTCCTGTGCGGTTATACGGCGTAAAGCGCTCGGGGATACCAATGGCTTCGCAGTGGAAACCGTTACCGAAGATGCTCATACTGCACTAAAGTTACAGCGAATGGGCTGGGATACCGCTTTCCTTGCGATACCTCTGGCAGCCGGACTCGCCACTGAACGTCTTTCCCTGCACATTGGACAGCGTGCAAGGTGGGCACGGGGAATGTGCCAAATTTTCCGGGTTGATAATCCTTTGTTTGGCAAGGGATTAAAAATAGGTCAGCGTTTGTGTTATCTCAACGCCATGATGCATTTTCAGTTCCCGTTGCCCAGATTTGTTTTTGTCACTGCGCCGCTGGCTTATCTGTTGTTTGGTGCAAACATTATAGCCGCTGCTCCCGATCTGTTACTTGCCTATGCATTACCTCACCTGTTTCACGCCATTTATACCAACTCTGTTTTACAGGGCCGTTACCGATACAGTTTCTGGGGAGAGGTTTATGAAACTGTACTTGCTTTTGCTCTGATAAGGCCGACGCTGGCCTCCTTGTGGAATCCGTCTAAAGGCAAATTTAATGTCACTGACAAAGGCGGAACATTGGATGAAGCCTACTTTGATTCAGAAGCTGTCAGGCCGCACCTGATCACACTTGCATTGTTACTCGCCGGGATAATCTGGGGGGCAGTGAGAATGGTTTTCAGTGAAGACTTTGCCGTAAACCCCTTTGTACTTGGCCTCAATCTTGTGTGGGCGTTGTTAAACGTCACGATTTTACTGGCGGCAGTCGCGGTAGCGATGGAGGCAAAGCAAGTTCGCAACGCTGTAAGAGTAGGTATCAGTCTGCCGGCCGTTCTTCATTTGTCTAATGGTCACACTGCCCGTGCTGAGACCTGCGACTTTTCGATGGGAGGTATGCGCCTTAGCAATCCTTATGGTGATGCCTTCGCTGAAGAAACTGTAGAGGACGTTGAAATAAGTTTTGACGGCAAGGCAATGCTTTTTCCTGTTTCTCCGATAACAGCAGATCCTCACTTTTTGCGATTCCGCTTTCAGGATTTGCCTCTGAGACAGCGCCGGAAACTGGTGAATGTAGTTATGGGGCGTGCAGATGCCTGGGTACCGGATAAGCTAAATGCTGCTGATCATCCTTTTCGTTCGTTTAGCGGTGTGTTGAGGGCGGTGACAGGTCTTTTCTCATCCGGTAACAGGGATAATGCATGGTTAAGGTGGCAACGAAATCTCTTTGGAAACTGGAAGTTTTTGTTGGTTCTTACAACTGTGATTGCTCTTGGTTGGGCCATCGTCGCTAACAGAGCGTGGGCCGGTGAGGCTGATTTCTCGCGACAAATTAGTCTGCAGGATGCCGGTTTCGACAAGCCCATCACAATCAATGGCAACGGAAATAGTTTTGGCGTGCATTTTTCGATAAGAAAAGATGAAGTTGTTACCGGTGCCACTTTTAAGCTCTCATTCAGTTACCCTGATTCTACGTTTCCACGTGGCGCATTGCTGGAGGTTTCACTAAATGGCCAGCATCTTGAAGATATTGAGCTGGATGCGTTCAGGGGAGATGGCTTTTCCACTGATATTAAAATCAGACCTGAGTTTATTGTCAGTCAGAATGATCTCAATTTCCGCATAAGAAGCCAGCAAGCAATCACTTGCAGTGCAGGCCAACTGATGACTGAACGTCAAAACAAGGTGTTAATAGACCAGAACTCTGTTTTGAATTTAAAACTGCTACGTCTGCCAAGACCTGACAGTCTGGAGAATTTTCCGGCGCCTTTTTTTGATGAAGGAATTATGCGCCATGTTTCAATTCCGGTAGTAATTCCTGAAAATGCTGATGGAGATGTTTATGAAAGTGGTGCAATAGTCGCATCTTATTTTGGCAGCCTCGTCAGCTTCCGTTCTGTGTCTTTCCCTGTTCATCATGGCCGGATACCGGCAGAGAATTCCATTGCATTTGTTATTGGTAATCAGATCGCAGGGATTACCTTGTCACCCCTTGAAGGGCCTGAAATACGGTTGATTGCTAATCCGGTTTCACCGCTGAATAAACTTTTGCTTGTTATGGGGCGCAACAGCCGGGAATTGAAGCAGGCGTCAGAATATCTCGTCAGTGGAGCTCCACTGACCGGAAAGAGACAACTGGCCAGCGTATTAATGTTACCTCAGAGGCATGCCTATGATGCACCGAACTGGATAGATACCAGCATGCCTGTGACGCTTGGCGAATTGACAAGTAAAGAGGCTTTAACTGCAAGAGGAATTTATCACGAGGCCAACGAAGTCAATTTTCGTGCGCCACCCGATATTTTCAGATGGCGCAGTAAGCCTATAAAAATGGATGTGCATTATTTGTTTCCTGAAGGTGAGTGGCTAAACGAAAGGACTTCACGACTCAATATTACCCTCAACGGACAATATTTGACTTCCTTACCTGTAAATGCAGTGGGAGTTAAAGCATCGGTCATGCAGATGCTGGGTGACGATATTCGTCAGCAGCGCGCGATTATCGAAATACCTCCCTCGTTGTTATATGGGGAGAACAAACTCGAATTTTATTTCGATCTTCAAATTCATCCCGCAAGTGACTGCAAGAATGTAATGGACAGTAATATTGTTTCCCGTGTGCTTCCTACCTCAACCATCGATTTTTCTGATTCTGAACATTTCACTGCGTTACCGAATCTCTCCTACTTCGTCAGTTCCGGATTTCCGTTTACCAGGATGGCAGATCTTTCTGACAGTCTGGTAATGTTGCCGGAGAAGCCGGCAACTGAAGAAATAGCTACTTTTCTTGCGGTCATGGCCAGAATGGGTCAGTCCACCGGATTACCCGCTTATAAGGTCGATGTAAGACTCGGTATTACCGGCGGTGTTCATAACACGGGTAAAGATGTCCTTCTTTTTGGGTATCCTGACCAGCTCGAACCTGCGCTGGCCGGTTCTGTTTTCCATGTCGCAGATCACAAAATCTCTCTTGACGAAGGTAACCTTGTCAGTAACTGGCGGGCCATTATCGCCGGAGACTGGTCCAGAGAGCTTAAACAGGCAAAACGGCAATTAGATGCACTGGATAATTTTGCCGGAATTCTGAGTTTCTTATCACCTCAACACAGTGACAATGTGGTGGTTGTAATGACCGCCAGCCAGTCTGAGAGCTGGGCTTCTCTGGTGACGGACTTAGCCTCTTCACAAGTTGCTAAAGAGGCGATCGGCGATCTGCTTGTTTTCAATAATCAATATCTCAGAGCTTTCCATGTCGGAACCACGAGGGGAAGTGGAAATATGAGTTGGGACAAGAGCATACGCTGGTATTTTGGCAATCATGTTTTACTTCTGTTGGTGTTGATGCTCGGCGCCATATTACTTGCTGCTACTTTACTCTACCGCATATTAAGCCGTCATGCCGATCAGAGACTTTCAGGGACGAAAAAAAATGATCATGACTAA
- a CDS encoding cellulose biosynthesis protein BcsC, translating to MTKIPIFILAITTCVAAIAAEDDAASGTDIQLLLKQSEFWQSQQRQDMAKDSLKRILLTSPDNIEALYRLALIAIQEEDEEAANELIDKLAQVAPEHKYLLDLSIARQSNLDYGALKEARFLAANGEPERAIQKYETLFTGDVPPANLTVEYYSVLSATDDGWETAKDGLAKFARENPDNTYAAVAYGEVLTYSETSRRAGIKLLSNYAQRAPEADKAWRNALLWLGATEGDKPIYDAYMQTHSDDNEVAAYFEDKTKLSGAQQAARLRARGYREMDSGQLTKAKKSFSEALKLDKSDAEAVAGLGLVELKFNRYQSASDYLNQAVRLAPSKRAQWQNALESASFYGELKAVREQAEKRQFQTALARVEPLTNAQGTMRRDALLLKAELLQRLQKLDAAETVYSSLLKGNTKDTDARAGLVNVLRQQQRWQEAGQVAQLLPESARGTLSEIASGQAMTLRERASAEPDKVAEVTLRRAQELSPENPWVRLDLARLLNRSGRDIAAWLMVQRAADRYGTDDDLYVAAMVASDQERWDSAMKLLQKIPANRVSEEQKALTEKLSLNARIAEIERRFAAGDRTGGRELMLDLYNQPPANASGTGSVASLLFDYGEPEMAMQLIRESRPGDETAPAGDFLQQIIVMIKAGDDTGAESLLTRLSKRRNLSPSDWQAIEEIRNAVSVAKADKLRDKEDFAQAYDLLAGRLRISPEDESLLLAMARLYQSGGKPSKGLEIYQYVLTEYPDSLDALGGIVDAAIALDELDLAYEAMDDLSKERAQKPEILLLAAKLARADGDTGLAIELLEESRQRLLKTDIATPWLAGNTYGNSYVNPFADNDEAVLSEKQTRPLWLPDGDGNASEQYSWDIKKANKPLTLVQQIDFMLAEMQHEDATTVQSGIAFRTRSGESGLSKLTMITAPVSVDTSLGSGRIQLKMTPTYLNGGNPDSEFGKMGSGAFAVAGQGLTETLDELPDILDSIENSAYAYEEANALYQAALLVDDISPLTLVQYQLDAEQAERNFEQATQQDLLEAMGLNLDALTEEQLASFDGVLSELAEITNGALSFESVDAFLESRAELESMIGGFRAQLNSLAYLAGNPEAQHDEGVAFEIEYLNRNFSADIGVTPLGFEKTNLVGGIRWQPQLSTFTRASLELERRAVTDSVLSYAGTKDPMTGEFWGAVTKTGLDLGLGFDNTWSGMYGNIAGYQYSGSGVEDNTAFEIAVGGYLRPLKNAESELQTGVHLSFQAFEKNLGKFSYGHGGYFSPQGYVALALPVTYSGVGDNYDFSVSFAPGFQSFTEDAVAYFPDDPVLQSLLDLAAQAGLVRESVYQANSKSGFGMRLNLKGVYEFSPAFTLTGDLGFDNFGNFRETNARINLNYLMDAQDD from the coding sequence ATGACTAAGATACCGATATTTATTTTAGCAATTACGACGTGCGTTGCAGCTATTGCTGCGGAGGATGACGCAGCTTCAGGGACAGATATTCAGCTGCTTCTGAAGCAATCAGAATTCTGGCAGAGTCAGCAACGTCAGGATATGGCAAAGGATTCTCTCAAACGAATTCTACTAACGTCTCCCGATAATATAGAGGCTTTGTACCGTCTTGCCCTGATCGCTATTCAGGAAGAAGACGAAGAAGCTGCTAATGAATTGATTGATAAGCTAGCTCAGGTTGCACCGGAACATAAGTATTTGCTGGACTTATCTATCGCACGCCAGAGCAACCTGGATTATGGTGCTTTGAAAGAAGCGCGCTTTCTGGCAGCGAATGGTGAACCGGAACGAGCAATTCAAAAATATGAAACACTTTTTACCGGAGACGTACCGCCAGCTAATCTGACAGTTGAATATTATAGCGTGCTGTCTGCAACGGATGACGGATGGGAGACGGCAAAAGACGGGCTGGCAAAGTTTGCCCGTGAAAACCCTGACAACACTTATGCAGCTGTAGCTTACGGGGAAGTCCTTACCTACAGTGAGACAAGCCGGCGGGCCGGAATTAAACTGCTTTCCAATTATGCTCAAAGAGCGCCTGAGGCAGATAAAGCATGGCGGAATGCTCTGTTATGGTTAGGTGCAACCGAAGGGGATAAGCCAATCTATGATGCCTACATGCAAACGCATTCTGATGACAACGAAGTCGCTGCATATTTTGAAGATAAAACTAAGCTGAGCGGTGCTCAGCAAGCTGCGCGTCTGAGGGCTAGAGGCTATCGCGAAATGGACTCGGGCCAATTGACGAAGGCTAAAAAGTCTTTCAGTGAGGCATTGAAACTGGATAAGAGCGATGCAGAGGCTGTGGCTGGTCTTGGTCTTGTCGAGCTGAAGTTTAACCGCTATCAGTCTGCTTCAGATTATCTGAATCAGGCCGTACGTCTGGCTCCTTCAAAAAGAGCGCAGTGGCAAAATGCGCTGGAAAGTGCGTCGTTTTACGGAGAACTTAAAGCCGTCCGTGAACAGGCAGAAAAGCGCCAGTTTCAAACTGCATTAGCCCGGGTTGAGCCTCTGACCAATGCGCAAGGCACTATGCGCCGTGATGCATTGCTTTTGAAAGCTGAGTTATTACAGCGCCTGCAAAAATTGGATGCCGCTGAAACTGTTTACTCATCACTACTGAAAGGTAACACAAAAGATACTGACGCACGTGCCGGACTGGTTAACGTGTTACGTCAGCAGCAACGATGGCAGGAAGCCGGGCAAGTGGCGCAACTGTTACCTGAATCTGCACGGGGTACACTCAGCGAAATTGCCAGTGGTCAGGCGATGACGCTACGTGAACGTGCCTCTGCAGAGCCGGATAAGGTCGCAGAAGTCACGCTGCGACGAGCGCAGGAGCTATCACCTGAAAACCCGTGGGTAAGATTAGATCTTGCCCGTCTACTAAACCGTTCCGGACGGGATATTGCTGCCTGGCTTATGGTCCAACGAGCTGCTGACAGATATGGTACAGATGACGACTTGTATGTCGCTGCCATGGTTGCGTCTGACCAGGAACGGTGGGATTCTGCTATGAAGTTGTTGCAAAAAATTCCTGCAAACCGGGTAAGTGAAGAACAAAAGGCACTGACAGAAAAGCTCTCTCTGAATGCCCGGATTGCTGAAATTGAGCGCAGGTTTGCAGCCGGCGACAGAACCGGAGGACGGGAGCTGATGTTGGATTTGTACAATCAGCCTCCTGCAAACGCGTCGGGCACTGGAAGCGTAGCGAGTTTGCTGTTTGATTATGGTGAACCGGAAATGGCGATGCAGCTTATCCGGGAATCCCGACCGGGGGACGAAACCGCGCCCGCCGGTGACTTTCTTCAGCAGATAATCGTTATGATTAAGGCTGGTGATGACACCGGTGCTGAATCTCTTCTTACCAGACTGAGCAAGCGACGTAATCTGTCACCGTCAGACTGGCAGGCGATTGAGGAAATCCGGAATGCGGTATCTGTCGCAAAAGCAGATAAATTACGGGACAAGGAAGATTTTGCTCAGGCCTATGATTTGCTCGCAGGGCGGTTGCGGATTTCACCTGAAGATGAGTCTCTGCTTCTCGCTATGGCCCGGTTGTATCAGTCTGGCGGCAAACCTTCCAAAGGGTTGGAAATTTATCAGTACGTACTGACTGAATATCCTGACAGCTTAGATGCGTTAGGTGGGATAGTCGACGCTGCTATAGCCCTTGACGAACTCGATCTGGCTTATGAAGCCATGGATGATCTGAGTAAAGAAAGAGCTCAAAAACCGGAAATTTTACTGCTGGCAGCAAAATTAGCGAGGGCTGACGGTGATACCGGCCTTGCAATTGAGTTGCTTGAAGAGTCCAGGCAGAGATTGCTGAAAACTGATATTGCCACACCCTGGCTGGCCGGAAACACTTATGGAAACAGCTATGTAAATCCGTTTGCAGACAACGATGAAGCTGTACTTTCTGAAAAACAAACCAGGCCGCTCTGGTTGCCTGACGGAGACGGTAATGCATCAGAGCAATACAGTTGGGATATCAAAAAGGCGAATAAACCGCTTACACTCGTTCAGCAGATAGATTTTATGCTTGCCGAAATGCAGCATGAAGATGCTACAACCGTTCAGTCAGGAATCGCTTTCAGGACACGAAGTGGTGAGAGCGGGTTGAGTAAATTAACCATGATCACTGCACCGGTGTCTGTTGATACGTCATTAGGTAGTGGCCGCATACAGCTAAAAATGACACCGACTTATCTGAACGGTGGCAACCCTGATTCGGAATTCGGCAAGATGGGAAGCGGTGCGTTTGCTGTTGCCGGGCAGGGTCTGACGGAAACGTTGGACGAACTGCCTGATATATTAGATAGCATAGAAAATTCGGCTTACGCTTACGAAGAAGCAAACGCGCTTTATCAGGCAGCTCTCCTTGTTGATGATATTTCGCCGTTAACCCTCGTTCAGTATCAGTTAGATGCAGAACAGGCAGAGCGCAACTTTGAACAGGCAACGCAACAGGATCTGCTTGAGGCAATGGGATTGAATCTTGACGCTTTGACAGAGGAACAGTTGGCGTCCTTTGATGGCGTTCTGTCGGAGTTGGCTGAGATCACCAATGGCGCACTGTCCTTTGAGTCTGTTGATGCATTCCTCGAAAGCCGTGCTGAACTTGAGTCGATGATAGGCGGCTTCCGTGCTCAATTGAATAGTCTTGCTTATTTAGCGGGTAATCCGGAAGCGCAGCATGATGAAGGAGTTGCCTTTGAAATTGAATATCTGAACAGGAATTTTTCTGCTGATATCGGGGTAACACCACTGGGCTTTGAGAAAACCAATCTGGTAGGCGGCATCAGATGGCAGCCTCAGCTTTCAACCTTTACAAGGGCTTCTCTGGAGCTCGAGCGGCGTGCTGTCACAGATAGTGTGCTGAGCTATGCCGGTACAAAAGATCCTATGACAGGAGAATTTTGGGGGGCAGTCACAAAAACAGGTCTGGATCTGGGGCTTGGATTTGATAATACCTGGTCAGGCATGTACGGAAATATTGCCGGTTACCAATATAGCGGTTCCGGTGTGGAAGATAACACCGCCTTTGAAATTGCTGTTGGCGGATATCTCAGACCGTTAAAAAATGCAGAAAGTGAACTTCAGACCGGAGTGCATTTATCTTTTCAGGCATTTGAAAAAAACCTGGGTAAGTTTAGTTACGGGCATGGCGGATATTTTAGTCCCCAGGGCTATGTAGCTCTGGCGCTGCCGGTCACCTATTCCGGAGTTGGAGATAATTATGATTTCTCAGTGAGTTTTGCTCCGGGCTTTCAAAGCTTCACAGAAGATGCTGTCGCGTATTTTCCTGACGACCCTGTTCTTCAAAGTTTACTTGATTTAGCCGCTCAGGCTGGTCTTGTCAGGGAATCTGTTTATCAGGCTAACAGTAAGTCAGGCTTTGGTATGCGACTGAATCTTAAAGGGGTATATGAGTTTTCTCCTGCATTTACATTAACCGGTGATCTCGGGTTCGATAACTTTGGAAATTTCCGTGAAACTAACGCACGCATCAATCTGAATTATTTGATGGATGCTCAGGATGACTGA
- a CDS encoding glycosyl hydrolase family 8 produces MLPASANEDWADYKQRFIAPDGRVMDTGNNNISHSEGQGYGMLLAVFHDDELCFSRMWEWARKKLGRYDLPLFAWKYDPASTPHVKDDNNATDGDILIAWALLQAGRKWQNTNYLNISRRIRHAVSDNLIKYYADHWVLVPGLKGFSGEGYVDLNLSYWVIPALQDFAATDNHAAWSRVIDSGLALLSLSKFGDAQLPADWIRLQADGSVKPAPDWPGRFGPDAVRIGLYLAWGGYGNNKSLEPVKLFWNAARDVPPAWIDLESSQVAPYQAPGGVVAIRELLSSRRVATELNSNDDYYSASLIMLSKVAQNN; encoded by the coding sequence ATGTTGCCGGCCTCTGCAAACGAAGACTGGGCTGATTACAAACAGCGGTTTATTGCCCCCGACGGTAGGGTTATGGATACCGGAAATAACAACATCAGTCACTCTGAGGGGCAGGGATATGGCATGTTGCTGGCAGTATTTCATGACGATGAGCTCTGCTTCAGCAGGATGTGGGAATGGGCGCGTAAAAAGCTGGGACGTTACGATTTGCCACTGTTCGCCTGGAAGTACGATCCGGCTTCCACTCCCCATGTTAAAGATGACAACAATGCGACAGACGGTGATATTTTGATTGCGTGGGCATTACTACAGGCAGGCAGGAAATGGCAGAACACAAACTATCTGAATATCTCCCGTCGTATCAGACATGCAGTGTCTGACAACCTTATAAAGTACTATGCAGATCACTGGGTACTGGTTCCGGGGCTGAAAGGCTTTAGTGGTGAAGGCTATGTTGATCTTAATCTTTCTTACTGGGTGATCCCCGCGTTGCAGGATTTTGCCGCTACAGATAACCATGCAGCCTGGTCCAGAGTGATTGACAGCGGACTGGCACTCTTGTCGTTGTCTAAATTCGGTGATGCACAATTACCTGCAGACTGGATCAGATTACAAGCTGATGGCTCTGTAAAGCCTGCACCTGACTGGCCGGGCCGGTTTGGTCCTGATGCAGTCAGGATTGGATTGTACCTGGCGTGGGGCGGGTACGGGAACAATAAAAGCCTTGAGCCGGTAAAGTTATTTTGGAATGCAGCCAGAGATGTGCCACCAGCATGGATCGATCTTGAGAGTAGTCAAGTTGCACCCTATCAGGCTCCGGGAGGCGTTGTTGCTATCAGGGAATTGTTAAGTAGCAGGAGGGTGGCAACTGAATTAAACAGTAATGATGATTACTACAGTGCAAGCCTGATCATGCTGAGTAAAGTGGCTCAGAACAATTAA
- the sodC gene encoding superoxide dismutase family protein — protein sequence MKKSALVLSMSLFFAAGSIAAEDEEFFTVTLKDPATGESAGTVKIEESEYGLVFTPALSGLEAGGHGFHVHENPSCDSAMKDGKKVPAGAAGSHMDPEKTGQHGYPWADNSHMGDLPILLVDDEGNASHPVLAPRLSLEDVKDKALMVHQGGDNYSDAPEKLGGGGARALCGVIGA from the coding sequence ATGAAAAAATCAGCCCTCGTTTTATCTATGTCATTATTTTTCGCAGCAGGTAGCATTGCTGCAGAAGACGAAGAATTTTTCACTGTTACCCTGAAAGACCCTGCAACCGGTGAATCAGCCGGCACCGTAAAAATTGAAGAGAGCGAATACGGACTGGTGTTTACACCGGCATTATCCGGTCTTGAGGCTGGCGGACACGGCTTCCACGTGCATGAAAATCCGTCATGCGATTCTGCTATGAAAGACGGAAAGAAGGTTCCCGCAGGTGCAGCAGGCAGCCATATGGACCCGGAAAAAACCGGTCAGCACGGCTATCCCTGGGCAGATAACAGCCACATGGGGGATTTACCGATACTGCTGGTGGACGATGAGGGCAATGCCAGCCATCCGGTACTGGCACCACGGTTATCACTGGAAGACGTAAAAGACAAAGCACTGATGGTTCACCAGGGCGGTGATAACTACTCGGACGCGCCGGAAAAACTCGGTGGTGGCGGTGCAAGAGCATTGTGCGGCGTGATTGGCGCCTGA